The following are encoded together in the Microcaecilia unicolor chromosome 12, aMicUni1.1, whole genome shotgun sequence genome:
- the LOC115482046 gene encoding colipase-like codes for MRSAILLLLFILAVTFAAPQDKGLLTNLENGELCLNSVQCKSKCCHRRDGLSLARCAPKAAESQECSPYNLIGVYYKCTCESGLTCEVDRSIVGSITNSDFGICVDPNDNVL; via the exons ATGAGAAGCGCAATCCTCCTGCTGCTGTTTATCCTTGCTGTAACCTTTGCAGCCCCTCAGGATAAAGGACTGTTGACAAACCTG GAAAACGGGGAGCTTTGCCTCAACAGTGTTCAGTGTAAGAGCAAATGCTGTCACAGGCGCGATGGATTAAGTCTCGCTCGTTGTGCTCCAAAGGCTGCTGAATCCCAGGAATGTTCACCCTAT AATCTCATCGGGGTGTATTACAAGTGTACCTGTGAGAGTGGTCTGACGTGCGAGGTTGACAGATCCATTGTGGGCTCTATCACCAACAGCGACTTTGGCATCTGTGTGGACCCGAATGACAATGTTCTGTGA